From Oryzias latipes chromosome 18, ASM223467v1:
gggtccttcgaccaatgatgacgtcacactatttgattggctgtaagttgccacgaccaatgagttaacgtcgctaagttttttttaaaactttattgacaattgcggtatcatacattaacaatgacatcaacgttaacaacgaacaataacaatgtaatgaatattgcttcgaagatcagtcaccattgccaaacataatatattaacatagaaaataaagaatagaggggaaaaaagaaacaatgaacataacacacaaataaataaaaacataagtaaaataaaataaaggaacatagaaaaaatctaaatagttaagttaggggtactcatgaagtttgtatttctgaacaaaactaagcaatttcaagccattcttctttttcatataatgaagtgattgaaagtaaaaacagagctctttattaaatgttataaaaagtggtttggtcttcaaaacttgacctcaccaagatggcggtgctctcctcccatgaggaaccacgtgatgtctcctctagtgatataactcattggaaggaccctgaaggaccccgagaacatctggcaacccgagaacatccggtacccacaacgGAACGCGCACAGGAGAATCCAAGGGCTTACTCGGAAAATCACTGTCTGAAAAAACAGTCAgtgtttggaaaacaaaaacaacaactttattactaccttttacccccccccccccccccagataaaaatataaaaaaaaacatcaaagtatCAAGAATACAATACGAGGGAAACAATTTACAACATTTATCATTATTCAGAAAATAgggtaaaaaacaacacagattccTCAATATAAAGGGAAAATGCGTTTCATTAATCAACAACTGCAAATGCAAAAttatttatgtaatttattcatgtaagttttaattatttagttcactgttttctgtgtgaacaattaattttttttctaaatgtaagttcaatttaaatgtCTTTGCTTAATTCTTTTCACCGTTTTATTGCTCTCACAGAAATGCGTTGTCCCTTCAGTTTTGTTGggaataaaacctttttttaacacgAAAAGTGTTTAGATTAAATGCAAACATTATTCTTAAATTATATCATAGCATTTTAAtaaatggacatttaaaaaaaagttatttaattttatttccaaTCAGTTTCCTCTATTAACATCATATCAAATGGAAAGCATGAAACAAACTTCTCACAAACCGATGAGTGAAGACTGATTCTAACTTCAATGTGTCGTTACTTTTCAATCATATATTTCTATTTGATAGATAAGATAATATAGATAAGAgaggactttattgatccccggggggaaattgggttgtcacagcagccaaaaacaagaaaaaaataacagttggAAAAGTACGAAGAAACAAGTAGCAATgggtaagaataaaaataatacaagagTAAAAGTACAGGTCATAAATAACGGATTAAATAAGGCCATAAATAACAGCAGCGGTTTCATCAGTCCTAGACGGTGTTGTTGAATAGTCTGACTGTTGTTGGGATGAAGGACCTCCGGTAACACAGCAGTCTCTGGCTGAACGAGCTTTACCTTTCCTTAAATAATgtgtgattttcattttaatttgttattgaaattattcccaaaaatctgtttcccaaaaatgttggtttttcaAAGTTCAACTCTACCTctgccattttatttttgaaacttaACAAAAATTGACAATCATTACATAGAATCAcacaaaacaggacaaaaagaaaagaaaactagcTTATTACTATTAATTACACACTTAAAAAGGAAGGGTAGCAAAAAGGGCATCACCAataattaaaagtttttaaaacctttgaatttgagattttttaCTGGATTCATCGTAGTTTTTAATTTCAGAGATAAcaggggtattccaggaagcatgtttaaactagcctgactttaagcctgaactctggctgaaatccgcctgaacttgcttactctgggtaagTCGGTTCCAAAacaccggatatgagttggcgtaattacgctccacttggtaaccctgggttaatgcacgtgcacagcaggtacataaagacattctcaatggatcgccgatttccagagtcaccatggaaacgcgtggaaaaaaagaaggcgctatacttcagtgagacggagtctgaggtttaAATGacagcgtatgaagattataagtccatcaaaaaagtaacacggctgcatcatcaaaagaaagagtttctgcttggagaaaaataacggacaaagtaaacgcacggacttctgatcttatttccattttcatgtgacgCATATGTAtgtaacttatccaattttgccaacttaaatgaattacttctattgggaacaagtaattgagttaaatttattcaacctcatTTCACATCTATAAAACTCAGTAATTTTTGTACACCTCATATTTACAtgtttatctaactaaatgtcatctTACTCAAATTCAATGAATCTTTTTTCCAACTTAATTAATTatgattcttgaactctcacATGTCTACGTTTGAGACGGCAGATATGCtaatttttataataattaaaaggaCGGGGAAAAAAATTGCACGGAGTGTATACCTTCATTAAATAATTATATGTCGTTATAAGTGCAGCTAAAATGGTAggagtgctatataaactcatcatcctctccttctctctccctcatggtgcagagacgtaagcttagtaggacaaaataactcggcaaaacacagtaaaacagctaaaacagctaaacaactaaacacattttgtaaaaaacccacacttaaacccaaatctgtccagacaggcaaagggaatgacatcccacaatcccttgtggtgccaatctaacagcagcaccaaagttacacctacttaattgaattaatttgaatgaaaggaaaataattgtctgaaaactacgtgttattttaaggtgacctaacaaaaaatgatttatcttaactgaagcaaataatgaagttagatcaaagtataaagtttatctttccaacatccatatgtggtcttatcaccctctcacggtggaaaaagtattatctgagcttcttcatccactaaatcatcttcaaatggacacaccatgctgcttcacctctctgaaaacaaactaaccttcaactaaacctgctccagaccaggggcctgtttctgaaaggaggttcaaccaactctgaggttaaacttgaactctgagttggtcaatcgagagattaacaactctgagttttctgtttcagagcagctgatccgagttagatcaatcaactctgagtggactgattcggagttaagcgtgcgcaccgcgactataagaagccattatcaatggagcgcagatattacgagtcaccatggcaaccgtgaaaaaaagaggtctgcgtatttttcgccagctgaacttgacgtgctgctgcagagttacagtgaatatgagcacatattccagaagaaaagcaacaccgctgcatctgcaaaacagagacagcgtggaaaacatagctgctcaagttaatgcctaagtttgcatttaaatcattgttataaaatattgactgtaataactttttaaatagcgtaaggagtgaaataaaaaatggtgatatttaggtgtacttttgaagtgttattcctggtgtaattgcatgaaatgctgcatagtgtacagaaccaatctggggaaaaatgcatttaacgtcggtaatgtttagaggactttatTGTTAACCTTCCCATCTTGCAAacattggtcagtttaatattaatacatgcaattgtgtttttaaaagtgagcttttgtctacccttgtattgatcaagtggtacaggtttatatgggattaagaaagtaagcagtgctggcaaattgtgtttccaaaaagtaattgttacattaatctaattcaatgtccctgatttcattttcatgtagatgcaatcctgcaggaattaaaagaacatggcagcagctaaaaatgaagtataaaaacataattcaatcaggtcaaatgtgagcatgtcatggatgtaggctttgttgacaatatttgacatatgaaacatctacatagcaatacctaatgttgttttcattgtatatatgtaattgactgcaacgaaaaacggtaacgctcaaacaaaaacgtatgaggaaatgacaaaaaatcgagtctaggtctcaaaatcctcgcacgacgtaaatataattctctatgaatgaatgcagcctcctcgtctattgggtcctccaaaaaaggacaagccattcttgtcacttagaccgtctctgtgtgacggaaatgtgggcaatgaaggttaaagcgaaaaataccgcttcgtctttaaaaaggggaggggaccggcagaaaccttgagtttggagaataaccTAAccgctcccgaccaggttaggttcacagcataagtaaccatggacactgactcagagtataagttacctctctttcagaaacgggtttgacttactctgctttctctggtttaacaaacctcccattctgaaacggaaaacccagggtttccctgatttcagggttaacgcactcagagtttacacttaacctcctttctgaaacaggccccaggttaTGTttagagcatgagttgccatggcaacttgacctaccctgaaacatacctccatttctggaaccaaaagctgaggttatcaacttctttagcctcaaacttaccgtgggagctagcataacctgctttctggaaaaaaaacccaggaGGAAGGGTTTGTCATTAGTATTCTTTAAATAAtggtttgtctttgtgttgtttCTTCAGCCAGCTGCTAGACTTTGCGTTACTGTGATTGGACagctccagccaatcagaggggAAGCCGGAAATGACGCACAGACGCCAAAATGGCgtcagattaaaaaaacctCCAGAGATTTCCCCCCGTGAGTTACGTTTTTAACATCTGTAAACACAATTTAATGGTTTTTAGTTGATATTATGATTCTATAAGATAGTTTCAGACTCTTTACGGCGCAAAAccgttttaaaaaacattaattaacaaaaggatgaaaagcgtcgttgtgttgtttttgtctgttttgtttgaatTCTTTGAATACATGTCGCTTTGGTGTTTTAATTTATCGTGtttgacaacagaaaaaaaaaacgcaataATGTATTATATATGAAGATAAAGggtgtttgtttaattttgctGGATGATCACTTTAGACAGCTTCAAAGAACGGCGAAGttcaaaaactttattaaaatctAGTTTTTGGACAAACCCGGAAGTAACAGGAcctgtttttgttctgtatttTGAGTGTCCGGTGTTTCGGCGCCTTCGCTTGGCGGTGATTctgttttagctgcagaagTAAACAGACTTTGTTTTGGCGGAGCTAAGCGTCGTTGTCCTGGCAACAGCAGCATCCGCACGCGGCGGCGCCAGGCGCTCAGCTGCCGTAAACAGGCCGATCAGAGCCGCGAAACACCCGCAGGAGCTTTAAGACCGGCCGGATCGGACCCAGGAGGGAGACCCGAACCCAGAGGTGAGTCTGGAGGAGAACTGGAGTCTCAGTCTGAAAGGAGGTTTATGAATATGAaagtaacaaaaatataaaaactgacATAAGAGATTCTCCTGACAGATTGCATGACAGCGTCAGTCCATCttattattttcattctttACCTGAATCCtcctttttctctatttttctgGTTTCCAGATGCCCCAGAAGGACGAACAGGCCATAGACCGGGCCAGAAAGGAGAGGAGACACAAGGATGAGGAGCGAGGAGGCGGGGCTAAGCCGAGGGGAGGGAGGAGGGCAGCTTCAGAGGGAGGTGAAGGGAGCGAGGAGGCGAGGAGGCTGAGGTGGCGGATCAACCAGCTGGAGAATGAGAAAGTGACGCTGACGGCGAGCCAGAACCAGGAGGTGAGAGGAGACCATGGCGGCAGCGGCGCCCCCCTGTGGATGCTTCAGCGTTCCTCTGTGTGCTCGCTCAGGTGTGCGGCCTCCAGGCGGAGCTGACCCGCCTCCGCTCCTCGCTGGAGCGTGGCGAGGCCCAGAGGGCGGAGCTTCAGTACCAGCTAACTGTGAGCCGCAGAGACGGGGAGCGGGCAGCGGAGCTGAGCAGAGATCGAGAGGCGCTCGCAGgtaccagaaccagaaccggggACACGGTCCGGGTTTCCCGTTGAAGTGAAGCGTTCAAAAAGAAAACCGGGTATTTGGCTTCAGGTTCTGGTTcgactccctccctccctctctgtTTTCCACGTCAGAGCGGCTGCAGCAGACggtggaggagctgcagacgGCTCTGCACATCACCCGACGGGCCAGGGACGAGGACCAGCATGCTTTGCagctggagctggaggagcGCGACCGTCTGGTCCAAAGCCTGGGCTCCGAGAGCCAGAGGCTGCACGGCCTGCTGCAGGTGAGACGCAGCTCCCCAGAACCAGACTCCCAACCGGTTTCTGAGGACTTTACTGGTCCGGTTTCACTCCCGACTCCTCTGTGATGTTCGAGCCCGGTTCATCTCACAGAGAAGAGGCGGACCGTCTCCTGTAACTAGACATCAGCAGAGTCCAGATACGGGTTTTCCCTCCTACCTGGACGGAGGAGAACCTTCTGGAGGTTTCTCCTCCTTTAAGCATAAACGTCCTCACAGGCTGTCTGAGCACCAAAAGGTTCAAATCTGCAAACTTCTCTGTTTTCCAGTGAAATAATAAGTCATTTTGGTTTCAAACCAGCTTCCTGCTGACTGGTGTAGATTAAAAGTCAAAGGTCAAAGCGGTACACGTGTCAGTGGGATCCTGTGATGGACTTCAAACGCTTCTGCCTTCAGGAGCAGAAGGAGGCGCTGCAGGAGTCTGAGAGGAGGATAATGGAGGTGGAGAGAGAGAGGCAGAGGGAGGTGGAGCTGAGTGAACGGCGAGCCGAGGAGCTGAAGTTCCTGACGGGGAGAGAGGAGAGGATCCGGCGGGAGAAGGAGGTGCAGGAGGCGGAGGGAGGAATCCCACAGGTGCAGCAGGAGCTGGGctcagcgtgtgtgtgtgcaggtgtccGACCAGAGGGTGACGTGTCTGGAGTCCGGGCTAGAGGCGGAGCGAGCGGCTCACCTggagtcaaagttcaactgtgAGGTCATCCAGGTGAGGAGCATCAGACACACCTGGACTGTCCTGAGGAGCGCCAGCTCAGCTCTCTGCCGTCCCATCACAGCTGCGGCtgcaggacctggaggcggcgCTGGCGGCGGAGCGGTCCAGCCAGCAGGAGGCGCAGCAGAGGGCGGAGCTTCTGCAAGCTCAGCTCGCTGAGGCCGAGCGAGCCTGCAGCCTGCAGACGGAGAGGAGCGGCAGGACTGAGCGTGCTCTGCAGCGGTGAGCGCCGCCGCGTCCAGCCCCTGCAGGAAGAGAGCGCGGCGTGACGGCTCTGCTGTCCACAGGTTACAGGACCAACGCCGGCAGAGCGAGGCCGCTCTGAGCGTCGCCATGGAGACGGAGAAGACCAACAGATGTGAGCTGGAGGCGGAGAGAAGGAAACTGGCCACGTCACAGGCTCTGCTGGAGCAGGTGAACCACCACCCAGAACCAGACTAAGTCCGATCCAGGCTAAGCCGGATCCAGTCTAAGCCCGGATCCAAGCAAAAGCCGGATTCAGGTTAAACCCAGAATCAGGCTAAAATTAAACCCTGATTCAGGCTAAAGTAAACTCAGATTCATGCTTAACCTGGTCCAGCCCGGGTTTGAAGGCGGCGTGTTTTCCACACAGACAGACCTTTTGCTCCTAAAGTTCTCCTCTTGAGTCCAGGCGGTCCAGCGTCAGTCTGATGCAGAGGAGGCCTTCACGAAGTTCATGCAGGGGATGACAGACACGCTGCACCGACACAGGAGCACGGCTGAGCCCACACCACACCCcacaaaggatgatgggaaacggAGTCCCGctgagctcctgcagctgctggagagcACCCTCTGCAGCTCCCAGCACAGCGTGGAGGAGGCCCACAAGGAGGTGAGTCCTGCAGCTCCCGTGGGTCACTGGGTCCCCTCATGTGATCCGGATGCttcttctgctgcaggtccAGGATCTTCTGGAAGCCTCAGAGAGAATCCGGCAGGAGAAGgaggctctgctgctgctgaccgCCAACCAGAAGAAGCACCTCCATGCAAGTGCAGCTCCACTTTGTCAGGACTCTGATGTGCAGACAGGACGAGTCAGAATTTCACAGTAAAAGCCTCCTAAACATTGAAGGCAAACATCTAGATGCTTCTGGGCCTTTTCACctcagaaaaacctgcagctccTTCCGGAGGTTTGGAAGAAGCTGAATGGCTGAGGAGATGATCCAGGAGGtggtttcagaaaaacaaaaccacactttaaaacaacaaacatgttcAGAAACTCAGAGAGAAGCTTCAAACTTCTctgatttaaactttaaaatattccTGCTCTAGTTGAGTTTTTCCTGCTGCAGCCTTTCCAGCGTTTGATCTTCAGTTCAGGAATAATCCGGGTCCCTGGTTCTGCAGGACCACCAGCAGCTGTGTGCGCAGCTGCAGGAGGACGTGACCCGTCTGCGCCAGCAGAGCTCTGATTGGTCGATGCAGCTGCAGGGcctgcaggaggagctgcagcgggAGAAGGAGGACAGGAGAGCAGAGATGCTGAGGATCAGCGGCAGCCGCCAGCAGGAGTCAGAGGTGAAGGTCCGGCCTCTGTGCCGCCCTGAGTCCTGCTCGGGGATCCTGAAGGAGTCTCTGTCTGCTGCAGGACCGCCTGTCCTCCCTGCACCGTCTGTACCAGCGCCTGCTGGCCGGCTGCGTGCTGCTTGACCAGCCCCAGAGCATTCTGGGAGACTTCACCTGGGAGGAGCTGTGTGATGTCATCGGCGAGCAGGCGGAGcggctgacctctgacctgcagaAGGCCAACACTCAGGTGAGAGGAGAGGAAGCAAAGGGACCCAAATGTTTAATTTGGTCGACATCAACAGACCCTGAATGAATAAACTCGACGTTTTCCTGTGCAGACGGCAGAGCTGCAGCGTCTGTGTGAGCAGAGGAGCCTGCGTCTGCGCGCTCTGCAGCGCAGCCAGGAGTCCACGCTGAAGCAGCTGGAGGAGCGgctgaggaggagggaggaggccTGGAGGAGACGCCACGCCCACACCCAGAGCCGGCTGCAGGTAACAGGCCGGGAGAGCTCAGGGGGCGGAGCCTCagctcttttttgtttgtgtttctgttcaggTTGTTGTTTGTCGTCTGCTGCTTGTGTCTCTCtgatggtttgtgtttgtccagCTGTGTCGCTCTCGGCGCGATGCCCTGCAGGACCACGCCTCCTCTCTGGAGCAGCGCTGCTGCtcgctgacctctgacctctcccGCCTGCAGCAGGAggcctcctcctccctcctggcCGTCGCCCTGCTCTCCGGTGCACTGAGGCACGCCCACCGCCGGCTGGGCGCGCTGGGCGAGCAGAAAAGACTCCTCTGCCGGCGGCTGCTGGAGAACGAGCAGCTGGAGCAGGAGGTGAGGAGGCTGGCAGGAGCTCTGGGaggagacgaggaggaggagggaggagaagggCGGGCTGTGAGGCGGTGGAGGAGGAGCGTGTGTGCCCTGTTGGCAGTGAGGAGGTGGAGCCTGTTGGGTAGAAAAACACAGGTGGTGTTTCGGGTGGAGGGAGGCGGAGCAACAGTTGGTGTGTGTGCTGACTCTACGGCGAGCGCCAAGGGTCAAGACTGCACAGAAACAGGTGAGTGATggacgcttttattttgaaagggagtGACTTCTCCTCGCTCGGCCGTGTTTGACAGCAGCGTCTTTGTCTTGTTGCAGACAAAGATGGCGTCTGCGCGCGCTGGCTTCAGTCTGAACAGCTGTGGTCCAGCGTCCTGTCCTCCATGGCTGACCTGCGGGGGGCGCTGATGCACGCCGGTAACCACACGCTGGCGTGACGGCCATCTGCATGCTTCACAGACCCATGACAGTAAAACCCGTCTCTGCCTCTGACCCGTAAGGCTCCTCCCCTTCGGTCCTCATCCCAGCTGCTCGCTCGGGTTTGGCCCGCCTCCTGGATCACCTGTTCAGCCAATCAACTTCCTCTGGCCTGCCTTTGGTTGAGTCAGACCAGAACTCGCTGAGCGACCGTCTGAGGCGACCGACGCCGACGCGGCCCGACCCGAAGGTAACTGAGCAGACGGCTGAGGGGGAGGGGTTACGCTCACTGACCTGTCTGTGTTAAACCCCGCCCACCGCCAGGCCCTGGTGTCCACGCTGCAGCAGCACTTCCTGCTCTTCAGCCAACGGCTGCACTCGGCCGAGGTGGAGAGGCGGAGCCTGCGGCTGGAAGTGACCAATCTGAAGAGAGGACTGCGGCGGGAGACGGAGGCGGCGAGTAAAACCGTGAGGACgcgcacaaaaacacacacggacacgaaaacacacacatgcacaaaaactaagacacaaaaacatacacaaagacacacagacacaaacacacaaaaacacgtacatacataaacaaacatacacacaaacacaaatcacacacagatataaaaatacaaacagacacacacggacacaaaaacaaagacaacaatgtgtgtgtttgtcatgtgagtgtgtgtttgtcatgtgtgtgtttgtcatgtgtgtgtgtgtcatgtgtgtgtttgtcgtgtgtgtgtttgttgtatgtgtgtttgtcgtatgtgtgtttgtcatgtgtgtgtttgtcatgtgtgtgttgtgtgtgtgttgtgtataagCAGGTGTCGGCGCAGCACCTCCCcagcgtgtgggcggagctccGTCAGGCCCTCAGCAGAGAACATGAAGCTCAGACTTTGATCCAGGaacagaccaatcagatgaggGCTGTGCAGCAAACCACACAGGTACGCTCTGGCACGCCGCCGTGTTCGGACACGCCCCCTCGCCGCCCCTGAACCTGCGTCTGTCTCCAGGAGCTGTCTGAGGCTCGGCGGGAGGTGAGTCGCAAGGAGCGCACGCTGAGGATTCTGGGTAATCATCTGTCTGAGGTCCAGAGGCAGAAGAGGCAGCTGGAGGAGCGTCTTCATCGCGCCGAAGACGAGCTGAGAGACGCCAGCAGGTAACGTGAGAGGATGAAGGTCAGGTGTTCAAAGGAGACCCAACGTCTACCACATTCAGAGGTCAGAT
This genomic window contains:
- the ccdc171 gene encoding coiled-coil domain-containing protein 171, giving the protein MPQKDEQAIDRARKERRHKDEERGGGAKPRGGRRAASEGGEGSEEARRLRWRINQLENEKVTLTASQNQEVCGLQAELTRLRSSLERGEAQRAELQYQLTVSRRDGERAAELSRDREALAERLQQTVEELQTALHITRRARDEDQHALQLELEERDRLVQSLGSESQRLHGLLQEQKEALQESERRIMEVERERQREVELSERRAEELKFLTGREERIRREKEVSDQRVTCLESGLEAERAAHLESKFNCEVIQLRLQDLEAALAAERSSQQEAQQRAELLQAQLAEAERACSLQTERSGRTERALQRLQDQRRQSEAALSVAMETEKTNRCELEAERRKLATSQALLEQAVQRQSDAEEAFTKFMQGMTDTLHRHRSTAEPTPHPTKDDGKRSPAELLQLLESTLCSSQHSVEEAHKEVQDLLEASERIRQEKEALLLLTANQKKHLHDHQQLCAQLQEDVTRLRQQSSDWSMQLQGLQEELQREKEDRRAEMLRISGSRQQESEDRLSSLHRLYQRLLAGCVLLDQPQSILGDFTWEELCDVIGEQAERLTSDLQKANTQTAELQRLCEQRSLRLRALQRSQESTLKQLEERLRRREEAWRRRHAHTQSRLQLCRSRRDALQDHASSLEQRCCSLTSDLSRLQQEASSSLLAVALLSGALRHAHRRLGALGEQKRLLCRRLLENEQLEQEVRRLAGALGGDEEEEGGEGRAVRRWRRSVCALLAVRRWSLLGRKTQVVFRVEGGGATVGVCADSTASAKGQDCTETDKDGVCARWLQSEQLWSSVLSSMADLRGALMHAGSSPSVLIPAARSGLARLLDHLFSQSTSSGLPLVESDQNSLSDRLRRPTPTRPDPKALVSTLQQHFLLFSQRLHSAEVERRSLRLEVTNLKRGLRRETEAASKTVSAQHLPSVWAELRQALSREHEAQTLIQEQTNQMRAVQQTTQELSEARREVSRKERTLRILGNHLSEVQRQKRQLEERLHRAEDELRDASRCREGLIHCMEAAETACKQVRESLLQSQHSLTAKPRLLMLRKDQSELGGSESIMGTAERSACQSFLSAVSQLCLTCSSRIDWLQQEVSAHRSHVAALRGELQDACLRDSLAFVPLGEFPETSNSSDGEKHSPKQ